GTTAGGACTAAAAAATTCATGACCTGCAATTTCTCTGTGAACTGTTCTTTTATGAATGAGTGTGTTCTCTTTGGTTTTTATGTTGATATTCCAAATACGATCTACCTTATGCCAAGGTCCTTCGTGGCAATACATCAATAAATCTGGGTTGGTTGGTGAAAATTGAATGTGATTTAACCAGGCATTTTCAGAATATATAGTGTTGAATTCTTTGGTATTTATATTGATGGTGATGAGACTTCTTTTAAGTTTTGCTTCATAAATTTTGTCAAAATATCCTGATTTTTTAGGATTCTTTTTAAAGATATCGTTTTCTTCCTTGGTTATTAATGCACCGCCTAATAATGTTTCATCGGCATTTAAACTGGTAACAGAACCAATAACGTTGTTACTAAATTTGTAAATGAATTCCGTTTTATGGGTATCAATATGGGTTGCAAAAACACTGTCTTGTATCATGTAAAATACTTTTCTTGTTTTTGCACCAAGTATTTCACCTTTTTTATCACCTTTTTGGGTAGTAATTTGGTCTACAACTTTAGTTTCCAAATTGACTGAGAAGAATTGATTGCCAGTTTCTGTACTTCCAGAAAACACCATTAAATAGGCATTGCCATCTTTTGATTTTAAAAAAGGATTGTTATGAAAGTAAAAACTGCGGTTATTACCAGTTCTATCAACTAATTTTTCAATTTTATGCCCAGTAGTAGCATCAATCCAAACACCCGCAAGTGAACTAGCTTTGCTTGTTTCCATTA
The genomic region above belongs to Mariniflexile litorale and contains:
- a CDS encoding oligogalacturonate lyase family protein, translated to MNFFKPFLFLLISISFSCKEKLSKSNTAKSLKLNKIEIPVMETSKASSLAGVWIDATTGHKIEKLVDRTGNNRSFYFHNNPFLKSKDGNAYLMVFSGSTETGNQFFSVNLETKVVDQITTQKGDKKGEILGAKTRKVFYMIQDSVFATHIDTHKTEFIYKFSNNVIGSVTSLNADETLLGGALITKEENDIFKKNPKKSGYFDKIYEAKLKRSLITININTKEFNTIYSENAWLNHIQFSPTNPDLLMYCHEGPWHKVDRIWNINIKTKENTLIHKRTVHREIAGHEFFSPNGNTIWFDLQIPRGETFYLTGKHLDTGKETRYTLKRDEWSIHYNISPDLKTFAGDGGDEGQVAHAKDGMWLYHFIPKGDSLVSSKLVNMKNHDYNLEPNVHFSPNGKQIIFRANFEGSTQIYAVDIEK